A single genomic interval of Sebastes umbrosus isolate fSebUmb1 chromosome 11, fSebUmb1.pri, whole genome shotgun sequence harbors:
- the trak1a gene encoding trafficking kinesin-binding protein 1 isoform X3, with amino-acid sequence MNRRGLTRGQRFVKADYYELDWYYEECTDVLCADRVGQMTKTYSDIDAVTRLLEEKERDLELAARIGQSLLKKNKALSERNELLEEQVEHIREEVSQLRHDLSMKDELLQFYTSAAEESEGESSTSTPVRPSENNVSTPIFFPLDSLQKKLKDLEEENKSLRCEASHLETETISYEEKELQLVNDCVKELRDANVQISSLAEDLARKTEDASRQQEEITHLLSQIVDLQKKAKMYAVENEELTQHLGAAKDAQRQLTAELRELQDKYAECMEMLHEAQEELKNLRNKTLPLSTPRRFHSLGLFPMDSLAAEIEGTMRKELQMDDPDVEEQRLHPKRVFQTVKNLNLMRQQRSSLAPSPLNIPGSNRTSSLTSGLSSRVGTPRSNSIYGSETGSGIILDNRTSSILEGPDDGSEDSNKRPPGTPGTPGSRDLEAALRRLSLRRDNYLSEKRFFEDERERKLAYLAKEDEKGSGGPGTPTESLLSLCSHPSFGSVWSGYSFTARSYLPDKLQIVKPLEGSATLHAWQQLAQPHMGALLDDRPGVVTKGFRTLAHEQEQEDGWHLDQPEEDEVSCDSFAGLSGESSPPVDLPRSTSSPTVCCIKNGDVDDDSQSDPLQGAREATQVKDGHVANMPLSFSCPSPASSPLPSSSEMNGHVNLKELQALQAAAVDRMPVHFPGKCMSQTSSTYTYTTCRILHPSDQLTSVSPSSALSSCQSSACIGTPTTTPSPIPFSAPATPSYTPSYTPTCCTPCCTPRRLSLSLSLAESSTNLRDSTKTTSTSLGLVRLLLEHGISASVYDPRSWDRGLDVSGASTPVGGAQAQRITDTPEETEHRRSMKRPDTLLLLQPSTPPNSPRSKSASSTNTRTLFQFSPSTDDPPFYDTFLASKPARTILREVLGEVERERGGQTDDDSQTEKLNLRLVDKLKRFRTLPHHAGSASSGSTLLAPFGSTGLGNSALGGGLPGLNAGLRRNRSYPAMVGASMAMKDPGGPPSTEIVLPHTMQTTHTKHSVHTQEMQTNHTLAIHIPQTLHELETVTPQTVKRRHIRPNDGLWHSTSNDQHSDDETGT; translated from the exons ATGAACAGACGAGGCCTGACCCGAGGTCAGAGGTTTGTCAAGGCAGACTACTACGAACTGGACTGGTACTATGAGGAGTGTACTGATG TACTGTGTGCCGACAGAGTGGGCCAGATGACGAAGACCTACAGTGACATCGATGCTGTCACTCGACTGTTGGAAGAG AAAGAGCGGGATTTGGAGTTAGCAGCTCGCATCGGACAGTCGCTGCTGAAGAAGAACAAAGCTCTCAGTGAGAGGAACGAACTGCTGGAGGAGCAAGTAGAGCACATACGAGAGGAG GTGTCTCAGTTACGTCACGACTTGTCCATGAAAGATGAGCTGTTACAGTTCTATACCAGCGCTGCAGAGGAGAGTGAGGGGGAGTCTAGCACCTCCACACC tgtgcGTCCCAGTGAAAACAACGTGTCAACTCCTATTTTCTTCCCCCTGGACTCCCTGCAGAAGAAACTCAAAGATCTGGAGGAAGAGAACAAATCCTTGCGATGTGAG gCCAGTCATTTGGAGACAGAAACTATTTCCTACGAGGAGAAAGAGCTGCAACTTGTCAACGACTGTGTCAAAGAGCTAC GTGATGCCAACGTGCAGATTTCCTCTCTGGCTGAAGACCTGGCCAGGAAGACTGAAGACGCCTCCAGACAGCAGGAGGAGATCACTCACCTCCTCTCCCAGATAGTAGACCTCCAGAAGAAGGCCAAGATG TATGCCGTGGAGAACGAGGAGCTGACTCAGCACTTAGGTGCAGCCAAAGACGCCCAGCGACAACTCACTGCTGAA TTGCGAGAGTTACAGGATAAGTATGCAGAGTGCATGGAGATGCTTCATGAGGCTCAGGAGGAGCTGAAGAACCTGAGAAATAAAACTCTACCACTCAGCACACCGAGGCGTTTCCATTCTCTGGGTCTGTTCCCAATG GACTCTCTGGCAGCAGAAATAGAGGGCACCATGAGGAAGGAACTTCAGATGGATGATCCAGATGTAGAAGAGCAGAG ACTGCACCCAAAGCGAGTGTTCCAGACGGTGAAAAACCTGAATCTGATGCGTCAGCAGCGTTCATCGCTAGCCCCCTCCCCCCTCAACATCCCAGGCTCCAATCGGACGTCGTCCCTCACCTCAGGGCTCTCCAGCAGGGTGGGCACGCCGCGCTCCAACTCCATTTATGGTAGCGAGACGGGGAGTGGGATCATCCTGGACAACAGGACTAGCAGCATCCTGGAGGGTCCAGACGACGG GTCAGAGGATTCCAACAAGCGTCCCCCTGGAACCCCGGGGACCCCTGGCAGCAGGGACCTGGAAGCAGCCCTGCGACGTCTGTCCCTCCGCCGCGACAACTACCTCTCAGAAAAACGCTTCTTTGAGgacgagagggagagaaagctgGCTTACCTGGCCAAAGAGGACGAAAAGGGAAGTGGAGGCCCCGGGACGCCGACAGAGAGCCTGCTGTCGCTGTGCTCGCATCCCTCCTTCGGAAGCGTCTGGTCGGGGTACTCCTTCACGGCCAGATCCTACCTGCCGGATAAGCTGCAGATTGTAAAGCCGCTAGAAG GCTCTGCTACCCTCCACGCTTGGCAGCAGTTGGCTCAACCCCACATGGGCGCTCTGCTGGACGATCGGCCTGGCGTCGTCACGAAGGGCTTCCGCACGTTAGCACACGAGCAGGAACAGGAAGACGGCTGGCACCTGGACCAACCGGAGGAGGACGAAGTTTCATGTGACTCGTTTGCTGGCCTGTCAGGAGAGAGCTCTCCTCCCGTGGATCTGCCTCGTTCTACCTCTTCTCCTACCGTCTGCTGCATCAAAAATGGAGACGTCGATGACGACAGCCAATCGGACCCATTGCAAGGGGCTAGAGAAGCGACTCAAGTGAAAGACGGACATGTTGCAAACATGCCTCTGTCCTTCTCCTGCCCCTCCcctgcttcttctcctctcccctcttcctccgAGATGAACGGGCACGTGAACCTCAAGGAGCTCCAGGCCTTACAGGCCGCCGCAGTGGACCGTATGCCTG TTCATTTCCCAGGGAAGTGTATGTCTCAAACCAGCTCTACATACACCTACACCACCTGCAGGATCCTCCACCCTTCTGATCAGCTGACCTCAGTGTCCCCGAG CTCAGCTCTATCCTCTTGTCAGAGCAGTGCTTGCATCGGCACCCCCACGACCACCCCCTCTCCTATACCCTTCTCTGCCCCAGCTACACCCTCCTACACCCCCTCCTACACTCCTACCTGCTGCACCCCCTGCTGCACTCCACGCcgcctctccctctccctctcactaGCCGAGTCCTCCACCAACCTTCGGGACTCCACCAAGACCACCAGCACCTCCCTGGGCCTGGTGCGCCTCCTGCTAGAGCACGGGATCTCCGCCTCAGTGTATGACCCCCGCAGCTGGGACCGAGGGCTAGATGTCAGCGGAGCCTCGACTCCCGTGGGAGGAGCGCAAGCGCAGAGGATCACCGACACGCCGGAGGAGACTGAACACAGACGATCGATGAAACGCCCagacaccctcctcctccttcagccCTCCACCCCGCCCAACTCCCCTCGCTCCAAATCTGCCTCTTCTACCAACACCCGCACACTTTTTCAGTTCAGCCCTTCAACCGATGACCCGCCGTTTTACGACACCTTCCTCGCCTCGAAGCCAGCTCGTACCATTCTGAGGGAAGTGCtgggggaggtggagagggagcGAGGGGGGCAAACGGATGACGACAGCCAAACAGAGAAGCTGAACCTGCGACTTGTGGACAAGCTGAAACGTTTCCGCACCCTCCCCCATCACGCTGGTTCGGCTTCATCTGGGAGTACTCTATTAGCCCCCTTTGGCTCTACTGGACTGGGGAACAGCGCACTGGGTGGGGGGCTTCCAGGTTTGAATGCAGGGCTGAGGAGGAACCGAAGCTATCCTGCCATGGTAGGGGCCAGCATGGCCATGAAAGACCCAGGAGGCCCCCCCAGCACAGAGATAGTCCTACCACATACGATGCAAACCACACATACCAAACACAGCGTGCACACGCAGGAAATGCAAACTAATCACACACTGGCCATACACATACCACAGACACTACATGAACTGGAAACAGTCACACCACAGACGGTGAAACGGAGACACATTAGGCCAAACGACGGACTGTGGCATTCAACAAGCAATGACCAACACAGTGATGATGAAACTGGGACATAA